In Carassius auratus strain Wakin chromosome 12, ASM336829v1, whole genome shotgun sequence, the sequence GTTCAAGatgatttgaaatgatttaaaacaagcattaaaatatgctaaataaataactgatttgctgattatttcatagttattaaggagtagttcatccaaaaataaatattctgtgatcttttactcacccttaagtttttccaaacctgtttggGTTTCTTTTtgagaaggtattttgaagaatgctggtgatCAAACAGTCACTGGTCCCCATTAACAAGTACTTTTTCCATATCATGGAAATCAATGGGGACCAAaagctgtttggttacccatatctttcaaaatatcttcttttatgtttgtCAGAAAAAAGAAACTTGCACAGATTTGGAACAGTTTGTGGCTGATTTTCACAAGTTATGGGGTCTTTGAATGTCGTTGTGGACAATGAGGGGCCTTTAAATCCaaatggttgagaaccactggtttaatagtttattttcagTGCATTACATGTTATGTTTTACtgcatagatgtgtgtgtgtgtatgtgtatcttCAGTTAGATGTTAAGTCCCGTCACACCAAAATCCACAAACTGTCAGTGTCCTCCGACTCCTCAGAAGAGTCCTTCCGTACTGTGCTACAAAGGAAGGTGTGTCTCTTTCTGCCCAGAACCTACTCATCCTGTTCCAATTTTcaactctttctttctctcctccaCCCTCTGCTTTCTTAATTCTGTATATAGGTTGATGGGTTTCACCTACTTCATATGCCGCCAGGCTCTTTCGTCATCTCATATTTTTATTGTCATAGCAGTATGGTAGAATAAAGCTTACAGTTTCTGACTACCTACATGTCTGTCTCTGTTTCACTCAGTCTGGCTCAGGCCGTAGTTTGTCTTTCCGTGCACCCTCGGTGGCTGACTCAGCGGCAGAGTATTTTGACGCATGTGATGAGCTTATGTGTGCCAGCTCTTCTGAGATGTCCGACGAGTCCGGTTTGAGTGATGGATCCAGTAATTCAGAGCCTGATGAGGCTCGTGGTTAGTAAAATTATAAATTCTTTGTAGGCACATATAGTATGTGTGTGGTGTTTAGGTGTCCATATTTATTACCACTCTAAAGTTTGTGCTcagttcatttattatttttaaaggatcatgtgacactgaatactggagtaatggctgctgaaaattaatttttttagcatgccaggaataaattacaaatgtaaaaattattatttcacagtatttgtCTGTGGTTTATTCTTGATCAAACTATTGCAGCTTAAGAGACAAAAAACTGTATCAACcccaatttcttttttaattgtaatttagttCTGTTCATGTAAATCTATTACATTGTGTTACAACATTATCTTTTTCTCATGAACTCAACAGCAATGGCTTCACGCAAGTACAGGGCCAGCCTTTCAAAGGCAGCGCCAAAATTGAACAGCGTAAAGAACACCGGACGTCGTACCACTCTGCCTGCAGTCTGCCCTGACAACAGCCACGTCGGATTGATGACTATCCTCTACAACAACATAGGGAAGGATCTTTCCCGTGTCTCCATGCCAGCAGCTCTGAATGAGCCAGTGTGCCTGCTGCAGAGACTCTGTGAGGAGCTGGAATACTCTGACCTACTAGACACTGCCAATCATACCGATGACCCCTACCAGAGGATGGTAATAATTACAGAAACTTCAGCAAAACTGTATATGTCCGAATGATCACAAAAGGAATGATTAATTTAGAAGTGTATAAATGATATAGTTAACTATTAATTTATCTGTAtactataaagttttttttttttaaagaaggctGCTTTTAATTGATCCaaccaaaaacaataatattgtgaaatattattgcaatttaaaatgttttttttttctatatgaatCTATTTTCCATTGTAATTTAATCCCGTGatggaaaagctttttttttcagcagccattaatccagtcttcagtgtcacatgatccttcagaaatcaatctaataagctgatttggtgctgatttaagtaaaaaaaaacacacacacacacacacacacgcacgcacacacacacacacacaattgtttttgtgaaaagtggggacatcccataggcgtaatagtttttatactgtacaaactgtatattctatggccctacaccaaccctacacctaaccctaaccctcacaggaaactttgtgcatttttactttctcaaaaaactctttctgtatggtttataagcgttttgaaaaatggggacatgggttatgtcctcataagtcaccctctccttgtaatacctgtgtcatacccatgtgaTTATACAGAGTTgggtcctgatatgtcacaaaaacagcccccccccacacacacataacacaccaaatttttgaacagtagtgaactTCTTTATATTTAGAAAATTCTGTTTTTGTCCTTTATAAAGGTTTATATTGCTGCTTTTGCCATATCTGGCTATGCCACAGCTCAGTATCGCAACCGTTACAAACcttttaatccagttctgggagAGACATTTGAGTGTCTCAGAGAAGACCGAGGCTTCCGCTACATCAGTGAACAGGTAATTAATAatcacatttaattatatatcagATAAATTGCGATAAAGCAGTTGTTTATTCTGTGGTTTTATTTGCCCTCAGGTTTCCCATCATCCTCCAATATCTGCGTGTCATGCAGAGTCAAACAATTTCAACTTCTGGCAGGGTATGTTTTAAGGCCTATGTGATGATGTCTTAATGTACTGTCTGTTTGAATTTGAATctcattctttcctttttttttttttgtattctacaTGCTGAGAGCAGACCAGAGATGGAAGAACAAGTTTTGGGGCAAATCTTTGGAGATTATGCCAACAGGGATGGTGAATGTGACTCTAAAAAAGCAAGTATCTGCTTCGGTGTCGGTGGAGTGGAATCTTAATTCTGAAGAATTCTGATGTTTGATTTTCTTTAATTGTAGATACGGAGACCACTACGAATGGAACAAAGTGGTGACGTGCATCCACAATGTCCTCACTCAGCAGCGATACCTTGAGCACTATGGCGAAGTCATTATTCGCAACCTGAAAAGTTCGGTCTGCACCTGTAAGATCACATTTGTCAAGGTGTGTTTGATTTTGATAGCAAATTTTGTTCATTTGAGTATATATAGATGAAGTCTTTGTACAAATGCTGAATTTTTTCCCCTCTCAGTCACGTTACTGGGGTTCAGATGGTTCCAAAAACGAAGTGCAGGGTCAAGTTCTAGACCAGACTGGTAATGTCATTCATCGTTTTGGTGGATTTTGGCATGAAGGCATCTTCTGTGACACCCTTCCAAATCCACAGTGTATCTGGAAGCCAAGTGAGTAGTCATCTTTCATTCGTTTTATTgaatactgatttatttatatttaagtcaATGATCAGCCCTCAGGAACTCCCTCAGCTGTTTTATTAGAAACAGTCACACAGTAGCATTTACTAGTTTTCTGTAAATGAATGCCAAGTTAAAAAACACAAAGTATAGttataaatgaacattaaatttGTTAAACcgaaaacatataaaaaaatagatttacaaTGTTAATATCTGGAAAAATGTCATCACTGTGAAATAGGTTCATTGTTCACAAGAAGACCAGGAATGTATTGAGTCAATGCTGAATgggatcattttttattttgtcactgGTGTGtctgacaaaacaaataaatgaaagatgTATCTTTGTATTGGCAGATGTTGTCAGAATATCTGTGCTTCCTTACAGACCCACAGCCCAAGAACTACTTGATTTACTATGGCTTCTCTAGCTTTGCAATGGAGATGAATGAGCTGACCCCTGACCTTAAGCCCCTGCTGCCCCCTACAGATACACGCTTGCGCCCTGACCAAAAGTGAGACCTTCTTAATAGACAATGATACATAGACAGATGTTTGAGCCAGAAGGATCTAAGAGTATTAGATAAATGGATTCTCTCCATGTCCATGAAAGGCCATGAAATGCTTTTTTTAGATTGTCTGTTTAAAGTTTGCTCTGTGTTGGTGTTGTTAGGCTTCTTGAGGAGGGGAAAATAGAGGAGACCGATAAAAAGAAGGATGAAGTGGAGGAAAAGCAAAGAGAAAGGAGGAAAATTCTAGCCAAGAAAGGAGAGGAGCATATCCCTCGCTTCTTCAGGTGAGTTGACATCAACCCTACAAGTGATTTCTTCATATGAATTAGAGTTGGAATGTTAAAATATTCCCATCTTAAAGGAAAACTTTGGATGATGCTGGAAGGGAAGTTTGGATTTACAACGGAACATATTGGAAGATCAGGGATAATCCTGGTTTTGCCAATATTAAAAACCTGGAATTATGGTGAAGAAGGCAGATTGCTGCAACACTGTGGACACTGAATGCCTGTGATAAATTCAGTTTGCATACAGTTTTTGAACGACTTGGAGCTTTTGGGAGCAACGATGAATTGCCAAAGGTTTTCGTACTAAACCAAATCCACTGAGCAAGGATGATGCTTTTACCAAACAGCAAGAGGACGGATACATTTTGAgcatttctgtttaatttatgGTTAACGACACCAAAACTTGGTGGACAGTTTGACCTTGTCTTCCACTTTGGAAAAAATACAAGCCAAAAGGTAAACAAGAATGTATGCAAGTTCTGGAGATGTTTAGTTTTAACAattacacacacgcacatttcTATGGACAATTTTTGAGTTACTTTCACTTTATGTAAGTACTTACGTGACCGGTGGAAATTATTATTTGATCATGTGTAATATTCAGAGGAATATTAACTAACTTTTTCTTCCATAAACTCATCAGTTTCCCATGTCTCAACCTGAGCAGGATTGAGCATTAACTGTAATTTGGGCCCTTGTTGACTTGTGCTGAAGGTGGTTTCTGAAACTTGGCCACATCACTtttatattgcactttttttttttttttttttatgaactaaatgtcatattttgattttaGGCAATGGTATTGTATTTATTGCGATTTAAGTATGAATTAATCTCACAGTTTCAGTCTAAAGGAGCATTTTGTGTAGGCttggataaaacaaaaatcagTGTACAGTACAACTTTCAAGTCATCACTTGTATAGTTATTTAAAACCGCAATAACATGTacaatattaaagaataataaaaaaaaaaaattgtatagttcagtctttattacatttagaatgaatcaaaaacatcatttaatattatatacagtGTTTTGACAGCTGTATCTGAGGCTCAGTTTGCTTGGCTGAGGAAACTTACTACAGAAGCACCTCTTTTATTATTAGTAACATTACTTAAATTGATAGACAAGGATGGTGCCAGTCTGAGAGAATAACCTAAATAGGTCCCTGCTATTGACACTCTAAGATATGAGGAGCATAATGTCCACCAGGGGTCAGCCAAAACATGGATTGACTGCTAATATGACAACAACAGacaatttgttcattattttcagTTCACATCAACAGTAACAAACTTCTCAGTGCATTTCAGTGTATAAAAAGAAACCAaacataaacattacattaaattaacataGAAACACTttaattgcactttaaaataCTAATTTGTTCTTTAATGTTGATtgtcagttaaatatttttttgtttatcatttatgtttttttgtttatcattGACAAATTCCCAATAACTAACCTTAATAAACCCATAAGCAAATTAatgaattacatttgtaaaatattacaaatttccCAGCATCTAAATTGCATGGTATATGCTAAATAACTAAGCATGGTATCTGAAAATGAGTTTCTAATACAgtaatggcattttaaaataatgtagtcTTAACCATATTACTCTTGTTTCATTTGCTTTCGCATCAAAATACATGTATGAAAAATTTGCTGActtagaaacaaaaaacaaaaaaaaaaaatcctgtgacCACAGTGTGGCCACAGAATATTGATGCCATGTTGGTTTTTGCAGCACTTTACAATTTCTCGAAAACTTCTTTGAACACAGATGGCAATGCATTTTAACGAATAGTCatcatttttaatggttttattttacaatgGTTTCATATTAGAACACAGACCATATGCCTATGTCTGTGTGCATATTTGTGATCAGAAGATGCAGGAAGCTTCTATAAATGGACAGTTCACAGGTTTCCGGTTTGTTCCagaagtctgtgtgtgtcttCTGCAGTGACATCTTGTCACCCACTTATCTGTCTGAGGTCATTCTCACCTTTGAATGCCAGCGGTGCCTGATAGGCTTAGACTGAAGGCTCATTCTTCCTCTGTGtcactgatgtctgtgtgtgggcTGTCTGCATGTTACTCTGTTGTTTGAATAAAGATGATGTATAGTCAGTCTGAAGCCCCTGCCAGGTGTCCATTTTTCCACCCTGTCTATCTGTATACCGTCATGTGCGACGCCTCAAGACATGATGCTGTTGGTTTAAGTATGTCCTGTTACAGGTCATCAGCTTGACACTGGTGTGTTTATCTTAACTCGTGGACTTTAGCTAAATGAAACCTGAGAAGGCCCTGTCTCAAACAATCGCCATAACATAAGTTGCCAGTCTACAGTatgaaaagtaaaacatttttttttctttctctctttcagaaTCATAAAACTTTAGAGTAATCAGGATATAATTACTACATGTCtcagttttgcattttaaatgtaacatttattaacCTTCACCTGTGTGTTGTTGTGTATATCTGAAGCagtgcattttttgttttaaagacttTTGCAATATTTcgaaaataattctttatagtcatgaaggctgcatttatttgatcataaacctgatcatattttgtttttaatttcttagAAGCcatacttcagtcttcagtgtctcaaactcctttagaaatcattctaatttgatgatttgctgcttgaCTGTTCttatcatgttgaaaacagcttaatatttttgtgaaaacaacaatagaaattttaaaataataatgataattaattttaataaataattttgtaacaatGGTACGAGTCTTATGATTGATATATTAGTCccccatttgttttatttatacttataatatttaataattgtcaAGCATTCTGTCAAGCTTTATTATGTCTATCTATTAAAGGATGGAATTCCAGCTGGTGCATATAGCCATGATCTGTTAGACATCATAGCTATTTTATTTCCAGCATGTGTTGTCTGAGTGGCCTGGACTTTAATGTGCTTATTGGTTGTGCTCCCTGTAGGAGTGCATTTTAGGATTGAATGGACATAGAAATGTTGCACTGTAATAAAGGCTCACATTCAAATGCGCAATGTATTACATTTGTATTGTGCAAATTTTTTATGTAGCACTCAAGTGCATGCAACATtgctttgtttaaatataaatcatcTGCTTAATATGTAAATTGCTGATGTGTTTTCCAATGAGATCATCCATCAAATAACAACTATGTCAGAGCAACTGATCTGAAGATGTTATATCAGCACATGCTTACAGGTCCACAGCATCACATCTTAAGCAAGTCGATTTCATGGCATTTAGAGACCAATGAAAGGATTTGTGTGCAACAATCCAGTTGTTTTTGAAGTTATGCATACAGAGAGTTAATAACAGACTATACCTCTAAGTCAATTTTTTCAAGATAGATGTGAATCTGATCAAAAcgatttgattgtttgtttgagtGTGCTTGTGGTGCGTGAGGTGTTTTCATGTCTGTGGCTGACGAGGGGGACAGAGACAGTTCCTTTGGGGGAGTGTCAGCAGGTGTGCTGTGAAATCTTAAGCTGCTAAAGTCACacaggtctgtctgtctgtgtgtctccaGGCCAGTGTCTCAGCGCAGTCACATCGTCTTTCTGCTTTTGTGTGACAGTGACCTTCAGAACACCTCCACATGACCCCCAAACATCTAACACAGGGAACACAAAGCACAGAGGGGCCACCTAACACATGGCACTGTGGCTACTATCACAGAGAGCTCAATCCCTGCGTCTCGGGCCATGCAGACAGATGGTGGGTGGAAGACAGCAGGAGCACAGTCTGAGTGCTAGTCTTCAGTGGGTGTAGAAGCCGTAGTAGCCCGCGTCACTGCAATTGTCCTTTTCGCAAGCCTCTGCACTGCGGTTGGGAGGGGAATTTTCTGTGCTGGACGTGTAGGGCGACACGCGCCTCTTCTTGCTCTCTCCTCCCTCGAACAAACCTGAGTCAGCTGAGTCCACTGATTTAACCGAGGGGGCTTCCATCCAGGTGTCCTCCCCGGACTCTTTGGACTTGTCTTGGAGCAGCGGCTGGCGCTGGAGATCCAGGAGCGATGGGGAGGAATGGAAGCGTGAGTTCACCGCTGAGGGAGATGAAGACGCGGCTGGGGTCGAGATGGTTCGGAACCAGCCGAGACTAGACCCGGGTTTACTGTGGTGTGGGTGATTAAGGTACTGTGTTGAGGGCCGTCCGGAGCTCCATGCTCCTGCGCTGGCGCCAGAAACCGGCCCGGAAGCGAAGTGGCTGTCAGAGTAGTAGCCCAGAGGGTGGTGTGGGGACGTCTGAATTGGAAACGGCTTGTAGAGGTTGTTGGAAGTGTATTCGCTCTCGTATGCGTTAAAGTCGAGGCGGTTCGGTGGCACCCCCTGCTGGCTGGGCAGGTAAAAGCGGCTGTGAGGGCTGGCGGCAGGGTCTTTGGGGCACTGCTGGGTCATGCTGACCGGCTCGCGGCTGTAGAAACGACTCTGAGGCATGGGGCTCATGTATTGATCAGACAGGTATGGCTGGTGAGGGTAACAACTGCCTGGGAGGAGCTGCTGGCTCTCGGTTGGGGAAGGCGTAAGGCGGTCTGAGTCAGGAGGTGCATAGAGCCTACATGAGAAAATAAAATGGATCAAAGGTCATCTTCAACAGAGACAACCCCTTCTGAAATGTTAatatgttacagtttttctccaTAGATTTGAAACTTTTCTCCAATGTAATGTAATTGTTCTCAAAACAGTTATTACAGCAATCTAAGCACAAACTTATCTTATCCAAACAGTTACATTTTACCACCAAATGAAGCACTGGTATTTTTTCTAGTAATGCGTTAATTagatattacaattaaataaaaaattgaatttatgcatttagcagacacaggctatcaatttttacctatcatgtgttcctggggaatcgaacccccaaccttgcgcttgctaacgcaatactctaccacttgagctacaggaacacattatgaataaatataataatataatattataaataataaatatatatataaatatataaaaataattttatagaaattaagtaaatatttacaTCAAAGCTATATGTTTGTTCTCTAATGGTAATGAAACATAGTCTGCTGTATGCCTAAATACACTAATGAAAATTCATGTTTTTTGCAATTCTTTAAAAGCgagttttgttttatatatactgtgtatatctaaacaaaataatttttttttttatctaattccAAAACCCATGTGAACCCACGTGAAAAActaatacatatgtatatatatacatacatactataCATACTgaccattatttattcatttatttatttgtttgtttgtttgcatattctttctctccttttctcatTTACAGTCAAAGCATTtatgataaatgtgtaaaaaatttgaaaaactgtGTTTACTGTGCTGTGCGTTATTAAGTGAGCAGTTATTAGTTTGGGGGGAAACTGAAAATATACCATTGTGCATTTGATGATATGACAAATtacatgttttgtttgttgtttggacAAATGGTACAAAAGTCTTTGTGACTtgtgtaataatttttttcagatattttaaagtattgGTTGGTTTTACTAACcattatgaaaacatttgaacattttgttcACAGTGTTTTCAGAAAATTATTGGCATGATTTGTAATTTGTATGAAATAAAGGAAAATGTACAATCTGGTCAGGACTGTTACAAAGTGTGCAGCTCACAGTGTTTACCGTTTGGAGAACAGTGAACTGAGTTTGCAGAAATATGTCAGATCTATTGAGAAAAACGGTAGTGTTAATAATGTTGCACCATTAATTAAACTTAGAATGAAGTTCCTGAATTTTATTCGAATTTCTGTAGCAAACAAAATGCAGAATTGAATGTTGGTTTGACAgtccttttttattataaaaaaatgaattaaaaggcTTGAAGTTTGAAGGTTTACAGgattgaagatagatagatagatagatagatagatagatagatagatagatagatagatagatagatagatagatagatagatagatagatagatagatagatagatggatggatggatgtaaatGACAAGTAGTCATGTATTTAATTTACTTCAGGCTTACTTACGTGTCATAATTGTCCCGGAAACCTTTAGCAAAAGGGTTATGATCTATTTTCAGCTGAGTGATCTGTGAAAGAAATGGCAG encodes:
- the osbpl7 gene encoding oxysterol-binding protein-related protein 7 isoform X1, which produces MDSHGSSLDHVQSQLGGVEKVSSSWQKPTHSRSSSTASSRHSRLNIKDWEVMNDFPVDVTFPGENMQDANTPGVCDGYLMKRRKWPLNGWHKRYFVLDKGILRYSKNHHDFSKGKMHGSLDVSLAVMSVNKKARRIDLDAGDILYHMKAKTPDLYYLWVTKLSAHRMYKKNEAAHVHNGFLQALSQSSHLSHKNSPMQDMGTSYVGEPLPCVNRAVNGKVSAWLQTQEPDICAQELTRCQMEMNELQRLVQKLHSLESGQTVDNGDLQRMISMQNLLLDKHKKKSGKIWGHSRTLSRVEALGTPFRGITKSLSSSHLSSSAHLGTSVPSIPDYVSTQATPPASTSAESKKLHQDICSMSLKVHASLRTAHEALAQERQRLQETWSSRELHQTTSAQINNLCSLAELDVKSRHTKIHKLSVSSDSSEESFRTVLQRKSGSGRSLSFRAPSVADSAAEYFDACDELMCASSSEMSDESGLSDGSSNSEPDEARAMASRKYRASLSKAAPKLNSVKNTGRRTTLPAVCPDNSHVGLMTILYNNIGKDLSRVSMPAALNEPVCLLQRLCEELEYSDLLDTANHTDDPYQRMVYIAAFAISGYATAQYRNRYKPFNPVLGETFECLREDRGFRYISEQVSHHPPISACHAESNNFNFWQDQRWKNKFWGKSLEIMPTGMVNVTLKKYGDHYEWNKVVTCIHNVLTQQRYLEHYGEVIIRNLKSSVCTCKITFVKSRYWGSDGSKNEVQGQVLDQTGNVIHRFGGFWHEGIFCDTLPNPQCIWKPNPQPKNYLIYYGFSSFAMEMNELTPDLKPLLPPTDTRLRPDQKLLEEGKIEETDKKKDEVEEKQRERRKILAKKGEEHIPRFFRKTLDDAGREVWIYNGTYWKIRDNPGFANIKNLELW
- the osbpl7 gene encoding oxysterol-binding protein-related protein 7 isoform X2, giving the protein MDSHGSSLDHVQSQLGGVEKVSSSWQKPTHSRSSSTASSRHSRLNIKDWEVMNDFPVDVTFPGENMQDANTPGVCDGYLMKRRKWPLNGWHKRYFVLDKGILRYSKNHHDFSKGKMHGSLDVSLAVMSVNKKARRIDLDAGDILYHMKAKTPDLYYLWVTKLSAHRMYKKNEAAHVHNGFLQALSQSSHLSHKNSPMQDMGTSYVGEPLPCVNRAVNGKVSAWLQTQEPDICAQELTRCQMEMNELQRLVQKLHSLESGQTVDNGDLQRMISMQNLLLDKHKKKSGKIWGHSRTLSRVEALGTLSSSHLSSSAHLGTSVPSIPDYVSTQATPPASTSAESKKLHQDICSMSLKVHASLRTAHEALAQERQRLQETWSSRELHQTTSAQINNLCSLAELDVKSRHTKIHKLSVSSDSSEESFRTVLQRKSGSGRSLSFRAPSVADSAAEYFDACDELMCASSSEMSDESGLSDGSSNSEPDEARAMASRKYRASLSKAAPKLNSVKNTGRRTTLPAVCPDNSHVGLMTILYNNIGKDLSRVSMPAALNEPVCLLQRLCEELEYSDLLDTANHTDDPYQRMVYIAAFAISGYATAQYRNRYKPFNPVLGETFECLREDRGFRYISEQVSHHPPISACHAESNNFNFWQDQRWKNKFWGKSLEIMPTGMVNVTLKKYGDHYEWNKVVTCIHNVLTQQRYLEHYGEVIIRNLKSSVCTCKITFVKSRYWGSDGSKNEVQGQVLDQTGNVIHRFGGFWHEGIFCDTLPNPQCIWKPNPQPKNYLIYYGFSSFAMEMNELTPDLKPLLPPTDTRLRPDQKLLEEGKIEETDKKKDEVEEKQRERRKILAKKGEEHIPRFFRKTLDDAGREVWIYNGTYWKIRDNPGFANIKNLELW
- the osbpl7 gene encoding oxysterol-binding protein-related protein 7 isoform X3, coding for MDSHGSSLDHVQSQLGGVEKVSSSWQKPTHSRSSSTASSRHSRLNIKDWEVMNDFPVDVTFPGENMQDANTPGVCDGYLMKRRKWPLNGWHKRYFVLDKGILRYSKNHHDFSKGKMHGSLDVSLAVMSVNKKARRIDLDAGDILYHMKAKTPDLYYLWVTKLSAHRMYKKNEAAHVHNGFLQALSQSSHLSHKNSPMQDMGTSYVGEPLPCVNRAVNGKVSAWLQTQEPDICAQELTRCQMEMNELQRLVQKLHSLESGQTVDNGDLQRMISMQNLLLDKHKKKSGKIWGHSRTLSRVEALGTPFRGITKSLSSSHLSSSAHLGTSVPSIPDYVSTQATPPASTSAESKKLHQDICSMSLKVHASLRTAHEALAQERQRLQETWSSRELHQTTSAQINNLCSLAESGSGRSLSFRAPSVADSAAEYFDACDELMCASSSEMSDESGLSDGSSNSEPDEARAMASRKYRASLSKAAPKLNSVKNTGRRTTLPAVCPDNSHVGLMTILYNNIGKDLSRVSMPAALNEPVCLLQRLCEELEYSDLLDTANHTDDPYQRMVYIAAFAISGYATAQYRNRYKPFNPVLGETFECLREDRGFRYISEQVSHHPPISACHAESNNFNFWQDQRWKNKFWGKSLEIMPTGMVNVTLKKYGDHYEWNKVVTCIHNVLTQQRYLEHYGEVIIRNLKSSVCTCKITFVKSRYWGSDGSKNEVQGQVLDQTGNVIHRFGGFWHEGIFCDTLPNPQCIWKPNPQPKNYLIYYGFSSFAMEMNELTPDLKPLLPPTDTRLRPDQKLLEEGKIEETDKKKDEVEEKQRERRKILAKKGEEHIPRFFRKTLDDAGREVWIYNGTYWKIRDNPGFANIKNLELW